The following coding sequences lie in one Arachis stenosperma cultivar V10309 chromosome 5, arast.V10309.gnm1.PFL2, whole genome shotgun sequence genomic window:
- the LOC130980613 gene encoding uncharacterized protein LOC130980613 has protein sequence MGIKKTVEDDTMDQDDASSNEEGEDTSGLSIESNKKGMSVDMYFKVHGINFEDEEDEQDEQDAANIEGSRGQASNEGTKKKTRGKTLCKKLHATDFNDRREVEFLQWQPIGPTKEVVANLGQFLGSTVRNFHFVTLLYTSWHGVPDNIKEGMWEYANICNMPLWTFILPISSKSWVMREFCRAWKKYKGEIKKEHFLKYNTKKEIIKNRLLEIPEFQFRKLIRYWSLPAIKAMSVKNTENRSKQICPHRMGSTKFTIVRKQLRDSKENNEEPSKVEIFTATRTSKNGKEIDAKTQTTIVNCFNELQSRIEAGKNHDDAFVAVLEKDQPGRVCY, from the exons ATGGGAATAAAAAAAACTGTTGAAGATGATACAATGGATCAAGATGATGCAAGTTCTAATGAGGAGGGAGAAGATACAAGTGGGCTGAGCATAGAATCAAACAAAAAAGGAATGAGTGTTGACATGTATTTTAAGGTGCATGGAATTAATTTCGAAGACGAGGAAGATGAGCAAGATGAGCAAGATGCTGCAAATATTGAGGGTAGTAGAGGACAAGCTAGTAATGAAG GCACTAAAAAGAAAACTCGTGGCAAGACCTTATGCAAAAAACTTCATGCCACTGATTTTAATGATCGACGGGAGGTGGAGTTTTTACAATGGCAGCCTATTGGTCCAACCAAGGAGGTCGTAGCTAACCTAGGCCAATTTTTGGGTTCAACTGTTAGAAATTTCCATTTTGTGACTTTGCTATACACTAGTTGGCATGGTGTGCCTGATAATATCAAGGAGGGCATGTGGGAGTATGCCAACATATGTAATATGCCTTTATGGaca TTCATTCTTCCAATAAGTTCAAAGTCGTGGGTCATGCGGGAATTTTGTCGTGCATGGAAAAAATACAAGGgtgaaattaaaaaagaacATTTCTTAAAGTACAAcacaaagaaagaaataataaagAACCGATTATTAGAGATTCCTGAATTTCAGTTTCGCAAGCTAATTCGGTATTGGAGTCTTCCCGCTATCAAG GCTATGTCTGTTAAGAATACTGAAAATAGGTCAAAGCAAATATGTCCTCACCGAATGGGTTCTACAAAGTTTACAATAGTGCGCAAGCAGCTG CGTGACTCTAAAGAGAACAATGAAGAGCCATCAAAGGTTGAGATTTTCACAGCAACTCGCACAAgtaaaaatggaaaagaaattGATGCTAAAACACAAACAACAATTGTGAATTGTTTC AATGAACTTCAAAGCCGCATAGAGGCAGGGAAAAATCATGATGATGCATTTGTAGCAGTGCTAGAAAAGGACCAACCAGGTCGAGTTTGTTATTAA